In one window of Rhinoderma darwinii isolate aRhiDar2 chromosome 7, aRhiDar2.hap1, whole genome shotgun sequence DNA:
- the LOC142657912 gene encoding uncharacterized protein LOC142657912, whose product MPSCIVNGCNSSWKIKDPDLVLHSFPRDINIIKRWLLETPQDFGDVDAMCQKIYLSAKGAFRICSKHFNIDCYEVRGTTRCLKKNALPTIFPSESCANKTSKSKSGKKDEKPICSFAGIERFDHLYARSPTLLCPSTISVSIASDVIDVDSEQSCSEETAVTVIELPIHQSTREYRGRGFIRKGTRTSHTRSIGTMTDYFPGQVHKSTQTDPVFGTKNKKVMANISKSNKSLGIQCHVVEEAIRGTLISSRSPMTSENNLNQESPNVYSSKTPQIWIAPIPSKSRRVICRQLERQHPIFYMI is encoded by the coding sequence ATGCCGTCGTGCATCGTGAATGGATGCAACAGCTCCTGGAAGATTAAAGATCCTGACTTAGTTCTGCATTCCTTTCCGAgggatataaatataattaaaagATGGCTGCTAGAGACACCGCAGGACTTTGGAGACGTAGATGCCATGTGTCAAAAAATTTACCTTAGTGCAAAAGGAGCCTTTCGTATCTGCTCCAAACACTTTAATATTGACTGTTACGAAGTCAGAGGAACAACTCGTTGTTTGAAAAAGAATGCTCTACCTACCATATTTCCATCAGAATCCTGTGCTAATAAAACCTCAAAATCTAAAAGTGGCAAAAAAGATGAAAAACCAATATGCAGCTTTGCAGGCATTGAACGGTTTGATCATTTATATGCACGATCACCGACTCTTTTATGTCCTAGTACAATATCGGTGTCCATTGCTTCCGATGTGATCGATGTGGATTCTGAACAAAGCTGTTCAGAAGAAACCGCTGTGACGGTTATAGAATTACCTATACATCAGTCTACTAGAGAGTATCGTGGCAGAGGATTCATAAGGAAGGGCACCCGAACAAGCCATACTCGATCCATTGGTACTATGACTGATTATTTCCCAGGTCAAGTTCATAAGTCTACCCAAACGGATCCAGTGTTTGGCACAAAAAACAAGAAAGTAATGGCCAATATTTCTAAGTCGAATAAATCACTCGGCATACAATGTCACGTGGTAGAAGAAGCAATACGTGGCACACTCATAAGCAGCAGGTCTCCTATGACTTCTGAAAATAACCTTAACCAAGAGTCACCAAATGTTTATTCATCAAAAACACCACAGATATGGATTGCACCCATACCTTCAAAATCCAGGCGGGTTATTTGCAGGCAATTGGAAAGACAACATCCAATATTTTATATGATATAG